A section of the Primulina eburnea isolate SZY01 chromosome 1, ASM2296580v1, whole genome shotgun sequence genome encodes:
- the LOC140805928 gene encoding uncharacterized protein — translation MGVHFYGLNKDITISFFKCIFLMSTRNPLSIILDQNKLTGPNYHDSFRNLKIVLNSENIAYVLDKKPPKEAAPNISRTELAKLEIHWDHDLQAKSYMLASMSNELQRRFEEAVNAADIHLHLKELYVVQTRSERHLVGLDLVIPTELSTDILLLSLHASFDGFVVNFNMNKLEATLEELVNMLTNYEATVKKEKHVLLVGSSYGTKKGAPNKGKKRSVPPKKNKPNKKPYKKANPGPTKPDKSEHVCFHCKKPGH, via the exons atgggagtgcatttctatggcctTAATAAGGACATTACCATTAGTTTCTTCAAATG tatatTTTTGATGTCTACTCGTAACCCGCTTTCAATCATTCTCGATCAAAACAAATTGACTGGCCCTAACTATCATGACTCGTTTCGAAACTTAAAGATTGTTCTGAACTCTGAAAATATTGCGTATGTGCTTGATAAGAAGCCACCTAAGGAGGCGGCTCCTAATATCAGTAGGACTGAATTAGCTAAGCTTGAGATACATTGGGATCATGATCTCCAAGCTAAGAGCTACATGTTGGCTTCTATGTCGAATGAACTTCAGAGGAGGTTCGAGGAGGcggtgaatgctgctgacattcacctTCATCTAAAAGAATTGTATGTTGTACAAACTCGTTCAGAAAGACAT TTGGTGGGACTCGATTTGGTTATACCTACTGAGCTCTCGACTGATATTCTCTTGCTGTCTTTGCATGCCTCGTTCGATGGATTTGTGGTTAAttttaatatgaacaagcttgaggccacccttgaagagttggtcaatatgCTTACTAATTATGAGGCCACAGTTAAAAAAGAAAAGCATGTTCTTCTAGTGGGTTCTTCGTATGGTACGAAAAAAGGAGCCCCAAATAAAGGCAAGAAGCGTTCTGTCCCTCCaaagaagaacaagcccaaCAAAAAGCCATACAAGAAAGCAAATCCGGGGCCCACAAAGCCTGACAAGTCAGAGCATGTCTGTTTCCACTGCAAAAAGCCTGGACATTAG